The genomic DNA GCAATAAACGGGGTCGCACCACATGAAGCACCGTCCGGGGCAACGATTGCCCCGCTTGGGACTCGCTAACCGACTGAGACTTTCGCACCGAATGGGGGGCCCGTCAATGCCGACATCGTGGCATTTCACCGCAGTTCAATGGGATCGAACGATGGTCGCCCGCCGCGAACCCCGAACCGCCTTGGCCGGACGAATTCCGGCGACGCGAAAGCCGGGCTAGGCGGCCCGGCGGGTGGCGTCCGCGCCGTTGCGGCCGAACGCCAGCGCGTCACCGATCAGCTCGGGCACGCGCAGCTCGTCGAGCTTCATCTCGACCGCGAGCTGGGTCGTCTTCGCCCATTCGCCACGTTCCCAGGCGCGGACGTATTCGAGGATGCGACCATGAGCACCGCTCGCATTGAGCAGAGCGGCTCGCACCTCCTCGGCGACCGGGACCTGCGCCAGCACTTCGTCGAGCGGCCTCCCCACCATGGTGTCGACGAGCGAGAGCATGCCCATCAGAAAGCAATCGTCGGCCGCCGATATCATCGCGGCGTTCGGCGCCAGTCGCTCGCACAGGCGAGCCCGAACCAGCGCCTGAACGACCAGCTCCTCGGGGTGATCGCCGGCGAGGTTGGCAAGCACCAGCACCGACATCCACTTCCGGAACTCCCGCTCGCCCACCGTCATCAGCGCCTGTCGAATGGAGTGGATCGGCTCGCGCAGCCCGAAGTACGCCATGCTCAGATGTCGCAGCAGCCGGTAGGAGAGTGACACGTCGTGGCGGATGATGTCCTCGATCAGATCCAGATCGAGTTCCGGCCGCTGAATCTCCTTCAGCATTTCCAGGTAGTGGAGCTTGATTCCCGTGATGCACTTGGAGGACAGCGTGACCGGCCGGCTGAAGAAGTAGCCCTGGAACAGCTCGAAGCCGACCTGACGTGCTTCGGCGAACTGCTCCTGAGTCTCGACCTTTTCGGCGAGCATGCAGGCGCCGCGCGGCGCCAGCGCACGCACCAGCGAACGCCGCTCCTCCCGGTCGGTGCGCAGCAAGTCCACCTTGATGATATCGGCGATCTCGATCAGTGGAGAGGAGCGGTCGGCGAACGTGAAATCATCGAGAGCGATGCGATAGCCCTCGCGCTTCAGCGCTCTGCAGGCGTCCACGACGCTCGGGTCGGCACGAATGGTCTCGAGCACCTCGATCACGGTGTATCTGGACGGCAGCAGGCTCGAGCAACCCGCGATCAGCAGATCCCGTGTCACGTTCACGAACGCGAGCTGCCCGCGAGTGATGCTCTCGACGCCGATCAGCGATGGACTCTCGGCGATGATGTGAGAGGTGGCCGCGGTTGGATCGGAGTGGGTGAATACCGGCGAAAGCCCGTCGCGGAAAAGGAGTTCGTAGCCGAATACCTTCTCGTTCTGGTCGAAGATCGGCTGACGGGCGACAAAGATGTCCATGCCTCGTTATCGGATTGACAGCGGGCCGACTTGAGGGGCGCCGGGAGCGGTGTAGGGTGTCGGGATGGAAGATGTTGACGCCGAGGAGCTCGAATCCGGCTTTGTCCCTCCCGACCCCGACGAACCGCCACCGCTCGAGCTGTGGTCGGCGGTGGGCGACGTCGTCCCGTGGGGAACCGCGCTGCTGCTGCTCGGTTGGGCGGTGTCGTTCGCGCTCATGGCCTATCGAGGCGACCTGGCCGACTCGACGCGCATGCTGGCGTGGGGAGCCAGTGCCGCCGGAGCCGGAGCGGATCGCGGAGCGTGGCGGCTGCTCGCCTCGACGTTCCTCCACGCCGGCGCCGCGCACGTCTTCTTCAACGCGCTCTCGATGCTGGTGTTCGGCCCCGCGCTCGAGCGCATCTTCTCGTCGTGGGGATTCGCGATCGTCTACGCGGCGGGAGGCTGCGTGGCGTCCGAGGCCAGCGTGTTGTGGCGCGGCTTCCGCCACCCGGATTCCCTCTCGCTGAGCGTGGGCGCGTCGGGGGCGATATTCGCGCTCGGCGGCGGACTGCTGGCGGCCGCGTTTCGCCTGCGGCATCGACTGGCGCCCGGTCGTGCCCGAGCGCTGGCCGGCGCGATGCTGTTTCTGCTCGCCCAGGGCCTGGTCGCGGGAGTGACGCGCCATGGCACCGACAACATCGCGCACGCCGCGGGGCTCGCGACCGGGCTGCTGCTCGGGCTGGTCGTGCCAATCAGCCCGCGGCTCGGCGGAGAGCCGACCGGGCTCGTGACTCGACTGATGGGCGGGCTGGCCGCGCTCGCGCTCGCCGCCGCGCTGGCGCTCGCCCTGCGCGGCGGACTATCGAGCTGAGTCTGCCACTCGGGGCTTCGGCCCGCTCCGTTCGAGCAGCGCCGCCAGCTCGCTCTGCCAGAACGCTGGCCAGGTATGCGTGCCGTGGCCATGAGTCTGGTCGCTGGCCGGGATCAACACGAACTTCCCGTTCGGCACCTGCTGGATCATCTTCTCGGCGATCCCGAGCTCGGGAGGATTGATGAAGTCGTCCCCGGAGTTCACGTGCAGGAGCGGCGCCCTGATCTTCGCCAGATTCGGCGAGGGATCGTAGTCACGCGAGGCGTTGATCTGGTAGAGCAGGTCGTTGGCGTCGAGCCCGGGGAGGCGCGCGCGCAACGACACTTCCAGGTATCGGTCCACGCTGTCCCGCGTCGCCAGGGTGCGCTGCATGAAGAGCGGCGCGCTCCCGGCGATGATCAGAAGGTCGGTGGCGGCGCGCAGCGCGGTCTGCGGCTCGCTGGTGTACTCCCCGCCCATCCAATTCGGATCGGATCGAATGGCGTCGACGATCATCTGCCGCCACAGTCGATTCCGGCCGACGATCGCGACCGGCAGGCAGGCGAGCGGCATCAGGGCGTCCATGAACTCCGGATGGGCCTCGCCCCAGACCCAGGTGTGCATCCCGCCCATCGAGGTGCCCATCACCAGCCGAAGGTGAGTGACGCCCAGCCACTTGGTGAGGAGCAGGTACTGCGCCTTCACCATGTCGGCGTAGTCGTACTGCGGAAAGCGGGCATGGAGACCG from Candidatus Sulfotelmatobacter sp. includes the following:
- a CDS encoding HDOD domain-containing protein → MDIFVARQPIFDQNEKVFGYELLFRDGLSPVFTHSDPTAATSHIIAESPSLIGVESITRGQLAFVNVTRDLLIAGCSSLLPSRYTVIEVLETIRADPSVVDACRALKREGYRIALDDFTFADRSSPLIEIADIIKVDLLRTDREERRSLVRALAPRGACMLAEKVETQEQFAEARQVGFELFQGYFFSRPVTLSSKCITGIKLHYLEMLKEIQRPELDLDLIEDIIRHDVSLSYRLLRHLSMAYFGLREPIHSIRQALMTVGEREFRKWMSVLVLANLAGDHPEELVVQALVRARLCERLAPNAAMISAADDCFLMGMLSLVDTMVGRPLDEVLAQVPVAEEVRAALLNASGAHGRILEYVRAWERGEWAKTTQLAVEMKLDELRVPELIGDALAFGRNGADATRRAA
- a CDS encoding rhomboid family intramembrane serine protease, with amino-acid sequence MEDVDAEELESGFVPPDPDEPPPLELWSAVGDVVPWGTALLLLGWAVSFALMAYRGDLADSTRMLAWGASAAGAGADRGAWRLLASTFLHAGAAHVFFNALSMLVFGPALERIFSSWGFAIVYAAGGCVASEASVLWRGFRHPDSLSLSVGASGAIFALGGGLLAAAFRLRHRLAPGRARALAGAMLFLLAQGLVAGVTRHGTDNIAHAAGLATGLLLGLVVPISPRLGGEPTGLVTRLMGGLAALALAAALALALRGGLSS
- a CDS encoding alpha/beta fold hydrolase — protein: MRSNRSPDRLRIMERTATALATGLFLLLASAEAWPAAPANPVTRSSVPLREGDAVLREFRFESGEFLPELRIHYLTLGQPVRDASGRVGNAVLILHGTGGTGRQFLAPQFAGVLYGPGAPLDTTRYYLILPDGIGHGRSSKPSDGLHARFPQYDYADMVKAQYLLLTKWLGVTHLRLVMGTSMGGMHTWVWGEAHPEFMDALMPLACLPVAIVGRNRLWRQMIVDAIRSDPNWMGGEYTSEPQTALRAATDLLIIAGSAPLFMQRTLATRDSVDRYLEVSLRARLPGLDANDLLYQINASRDYDPSPNLAKIRAPLLHVNSGDDFINPPELGIAEKMIQQVPNGKFVLIPASDQTHGHGTHTWPAFWQSELAALLERSGPKPRVADSAR